In Hemicordylus capensis ecotype Gifberg chromosome 3, rHemCap1.1.pri, whole genome shotgun sequence, one DNA window encodes the following:
- the PSAP gene encoding prosaposin encodes MRCFSVFGLLCSLVAAALASPLLVEKDCAKGPEVWCQNLRTASHCRAVKHCRQTVWNKPTVKSIPCDLCKEIVIVAGKFFKDNGTEEEIHAYVTKACEFIPDQGMVAECKEMVDAYLPNILDMIKQELDKPEVICSSLTLCQSLQKHLAMMKLQKQLQSNKIPELDFSELASPFMANVPLLLYPQDKPQKKSQESGNVCKDCVQLITDVQEAVKSNATFVNSLIDHAKEECERLAPAFSDLCKDYISQYSDLAIQMIMHMRPEDICSMVGLCSSQKSMPLQSLVPAIAISEVKAESAENSVNQAESFSLCGVCKVVVEEVDRLLESNKTKEEVVLGIRAVCLLLPHKIRDQCKDFVDVYGKAVIDMLLEATGPKEVCIMLKLCANDVLPAENIVPVQLPTGDVCDVCKMIVAYADKQLAKNATSKEIEEFLEKICSVLPKAYKDQCDNFVEQYEPTVVQLLTEIMDPNFVCTKLGVCVTSTQPLLGSDVCVWGPGYWCKNMETASQCNAVEHCKRHVWN; translated from the exons ATGCGGTGCTTCAGCGTCTTCGGCCTCCTATGCTCGCTGGTTGCGG CTGCTTTGGCAAGTCCCCTCTTAGTGGAGAAGGATTGTGCGAAAGGTCCTGAGGTATGGTGCCAGAACTTACGAACGGCGTCACATTGCAGAGCAGTTAAACATTGTCGGCAAACTGTTTGGAACAAACCTACAGTG aaaagcattcCTTGTGACTTGTGTAAAGAAATTGTAATTGTGGCTGGGAAGTTCTTCAAGGACAATGGCACAGAG GAAGAAATACATGCCTACGTGACTAAGGCCTGTGAATTTATTCCTGACCAAGGCATGGTAGCCGAGTGCAAGGAAATGGTGGATGCTTACCTGCCAAACATTCTGGACATGATCAAGCAGGAACTT GATAAGCCTGAAGTTATTTGCAGTTCGCTCACACTGTGCCAGTCTCTTCAGAAGCACCTGGCAATGATGAAGCTGCAGAAACAACTTCAGTCGAACAAGATCCCAGAGCTAGATTTCTCTGAACTGGCATCTCCCTTCATGGCTAATGTGCCCCTTCTGCTTTACCCTCAGGACAAGCCCCAGAAAAAGTCACAG GAAAGTGGGAACGTGTGCAAAGACTGTGTCCAGCTAATAACTGATGTTCAGGAAGCTGTGAAGTCAAACGCCACCTTTGTGAATTCCCTAATTGATCATGCCAAAGAGGAGTGTGAACGCTTGGCACCTGCCTTTTCAGACCTG TgcaaagactacatttcccagtattCAGATTTGGCTATCCAGATGATTATGCATATG CGACCAGAGGATATTTGTAGCATGGTTGGATTATGTTCTTCGCAGAAATCTATGCCTCTCCAGAGTCTGGTGCCAGCTATTGCTATCTCTGAAGTAAAGGCAGAATCAGCTGAG AATAGTGTAAATCAAGCAGAATCATTTTCTTTGTGTGGAGTATGCAAAGTTGTGGTTGAAGAGGTGGACAGACTTTTGGAAAGCAATAAGACAAAG gaggaggtggtgctgggaaTACGGGCAGTGTGTTTGCTACTACCTCATAAAATCCGAGACCAGTGCAAGGACTTTGTGGATGTCTATGGCAAGGCAGTCATTGATATGCTTTTGGAAGCAACTGGTCCTAAGGAGGTGTGCATTATGCTGAAATTGTGTGCAAATGATGTTTTGCCTGCTG AAAATATTGTTCCAGTGCAGCTGCCGACTGGTGACGTCTGTGATGTATGCAAGATGATTGTAGCGTATGCAGACAAGCAATTGGCAAAGAATGCTACCAGTAAAGAAATTGAGGAATTTCTGGAAAAAATCTGTAGCGTGCTTCCAAAAGCTTATAAAGACCAG TGTGATAACTTTGTGGAGCAGTATGAGCCAACAGTCGTGCAGCTCTTGACAGAAATCATGGATCCCAATTTTGTGTGTACT